A single genomic interval of Corvus cornix cornix isolate S_Up_H32 chromosome 1, ASM73873v5, whole genome shotgun sequence harbors:
- the LOC104690064 gene encoding matrix metalloproteinase-27-like yields the protein MEQKADCSPTRTGMTVKMKALSLWLLTCTAVSGTLPTHPEKDNKEDAKLVQNYLNKFYAAETDPNQLGWKINAESTAEKLQKMQQFFGLKVTGKPDNETLEMMKKPRCGVPDVGLYGFTLPGWKKTKLTYRIVNYTPDMSKEDVDKAMEKALKVWSAVTPLIFTRIQKGIADIMIAFGTKAHGQCPRYFDGPLGVLAHAFPPGNGLGGDVHFDEDEDWTTGSAGFNLFLVAAHEFGHALGLSHSSDQRALMFPNYAYVNPSEFPLSADDISGIQSIYGSPPNAPDRRPTTPTSPKTCGSQTSFDAITTLRQEVIFLKGRHLWRVYPDNSEAERELISALWPNLPPGIEAAYENTKDQILLFKGNNFWVISGYRVLFGYPKNINTLGFPKGVKKVDAAVCNKNTGKTDFFIGDKYWRFDENSQTMEKGYPRLTVSEFPGISQRVDAVFQQKGLFYFFHGSKQWEFDPIAKKVIREIKSNSWFNC from the exons ATGGAGCAGAAAGCAGACTGCTCTCCCACCAGGACAGGGATGACAGTAAAAATGAAGGCTCTTTCACTTTGGCTCTTAACATGCACAGCTGTTTCTGGCACTCTTCCCACCCACCCAGAGAAAGACAACAAAGAAGATGCAAAGCTTGTACAG AATTATTTGAATAAATTCTATGCTGCTGAGACAGATCCAAATCAGCTtggatggaaaataaatgctgaatccacagctgaaaaacttcagaaaatgcaaCAATTTTTTGGTTTGAAAGTGACTGGAAAACCAGATAATGAGACATTGGAAATGATGAAGAAACCCAGGTGTGGAGTTCCTGATGTGGGTCTCTATGGCTTCACTCTGCctggatggaaaaaaaccaaactgacaTACAG AATTGTGAACTACACACCAGATATGAGCAAGGAGGATGTGGATAAAGCAATGGAGAAGGCGTTGAAAGTGTGGAGTGCTGTCACTCCACTGATTTTCACTCGCATTCAGAAGGGAATAGCAGATATCATGATTGCTTTTGGGACCAAAG CTCATGGACAGTGCCCTCGCTATTTTGATGGCCCCCTTGGAGTCCTTGCTCATGCCTTTCCACCTGGGAATGGTTTAGGTGGTGATGTACACTTTGATGAGGATGAAGACTGGACCACAGGCTCAGCTG GTTTCAATTTGTTCCTTGTTGCTGCTCATGAGTTTGGCCATGCCCTGGGTCTCTCCCATTCCAGTGATCAGAGGGCTCTCATGTTCCCCAATTATGCCTATGTCAACCCCAGTGAATTTCCCCTCTCTGCAGATGATATAAGTGGCATTCAGTCCATTTATG GATCTCCACCAAATGCCCCAGACAGAAGGCCAACCACCCCCACCTCACCTAAAACCTGTGGCTCTCAGACGTCTTTCGATGCTATAACTACACTCCGACAAGAAGTCATTTTCCTAAAGGGCAG GCACTTATGGCGGGTCTATCCTGATAACTCAGAAGCTGAACGTGAATTAATTTCTGCCCTCTGGCCAAATCTACCTCCTGGCATTGAAGCTGCATATGAGAACACAAAAGATCAGATCTTACTTTTCAAAG GCAACAATTTCTGGGTTATCAGCGGCTATCGGGTGTTGTTTGGTTATCCAAAGAATATCAACACACTGGGCTTCCCTAAAGGTGTCAAGAAAGTTGATGCAGCtgtttgtaataaaaatacaggaaagacAGACTTTTTCATAGGTGACAAGTACTGGAG GTTTGACGAAAACAGCCAGACCATGGAGAAGGGTTATCCTAGACTGACAGTCAGTGAATTTCCAGGAATTAGCCAGAGGGTTGATGCTGTTTTTCAACAGAAAG gaTTATTCTACTTCTTCCATGGATCAAAACAGTGGGAGTTTGACCCTATTGCTAAAAAAGTTATCCGGGAAATAAAGAGTAACAGCTGGTTTAACTGCTAG
- the LOC104690063 gene encoding interstitial collagenase-like: MRMKTFAVLLSLYVAISSTFPVAPEAEDERKTLQFVESYLQNFYDLQKDHHPHLRSHGENPLTAKLKEMQSFFGLQVTGKPDLDTLEVMKKPRCGVPDVEQYVFTPGNPKWKRNNLTYRILNYTPKMRRADVDEAVRKALSVWSNVTPLTFQRVEDKEADIMISFAYRDHGDNSPFDGPNGQLAHAFQPGENIGGDVHMDEEEAWTKDGRGYNLFIVLAHELGHSLGLSHSNDPGALMYPTYSYTDPNEFLLPQDDIDGIQAIYGRSNAAVQPTGPITPEACDPNLTFDAITTLRGEIFFFKGRYMLRKHPERTETELNFISLFWPRLPSGIQAAYENIERDEILFFKEDKYWVVRGYDVVRGYPQPIYRLGFPKTVKRINAAYNDESTGKTYFFVADRYWRYDEKKKSMDHGYPRKIVSDFGNIGRVDAAFQKDGYVYFFHGTTQFQFDPRAKRIVRRMKSTSWFNC, encoded by the exons ATGAGGATGAAGACCTTTGCAGTTCTCCTCTCGCTATATGTGGCCATCTCCTCCACATTTCCTGTGGCTCCAGAAGcagaagatgaaaggaaaaccCTACAGTTTGTAGAG AGTTATCTACAGAATTTCTATGACCTTCAAAAGGATCACCATCCCCATTTAAGAAGCCATGGTGAAAACCCCCTTACTGCAAAGCTCAAGGAAATGCAGTCATTCTTTGGACTACAAGTGACTGGAAAACCTGATCTTGACACACTGGAGGTGATGAAAAAACCCAGATGTGGTGTACCTGATGTAGAGCAATATGTGTTCACACCAGGGAATcccaaatggaaaagaaataatctgaCATACAG GATTTTGAATTACACCCCAAAGATGAGACGAGCTGATGTAGATGAAGCAGTCAGAAAAGCTCTCAGTGTCTGGAGCAACGTGACACCACTGACATTCCAAAGGGTTGAGGACAAAGAAGCAGATATAATGATCTCTTTTGCTTATAGAG ACCACGGCGACAATTCTCCTTTTGATGGTCCCAATGGACAGCTGGCTCATGCATTCCAGCCTGGTGAAAATATTGGTGGAGATGTGCATATGGATGAGGAGGAAGCTTGGACAAAAGATGGAAGAG GCTACAATTTGTTCATTGTTCTTGCCCATGAGCTTGGCCATTCACTGGGTCTGTCTCATTCAAATGATCCTGGAGCACTGATGTATCCAACTTATTCCTACACCGACCCAAATGAATTCCTTCTTCCTCAGGATGATATTGATGGAATTCAGGCCATCTATG GACGGTCTAATGCTGCTGTGCAACCAACAGGACCCATAACTCCAGAAGCTTGCGACCCAAATTTGACATTTGATGCTATTACTACTCTACGTGGAGAAATATTCTTCTTCAAGGGCAG ATACATGCTGCGCAAGCATCCTGAAAGGACAGAGACAGAGCTCAATTTCATCTCCCTGTTCTGGCCAAGGTTACCATCAGGAATTCAAGCTGCTTATGAAAACATTGAGAGggatgaaattttattttttaaag AGGATAAGTATTGGGTTGTCAGGGGATATGACGTAGTACGTGGCTATCCCCAGCCAATCTATCGCTTGGGGTTCCCGAAGACTGTTAAAAGAATTAATGCAGCTTACAACGatgaaagcacaggaaaaacataCTTCTTTGTAGCTGACAGATACTGGAG atatgatgaaaagaaaaaatccatgGATCATGGGTATCCCAGGAAAATAGTCTCCGACTTTGGAAATATTGGCAGAGTTgatgctgctttccagaaagATG GCTATGTGTATTTCTTCCATGGAACAACTCAGTTCCAGTTTGATCCTCGTGCCAAAAGGATTGTTCGACGAATGAAGAGCACCAGCTGGTTTAATTGTTAA